The following coding sequences lie in one Mercenaria mercenaria strain notata chromosome 5, MADL_Memer_1, whole genome shotgun sequence genomic window:
- the LOC123557937 gene encoding centrin-2-like — protein MSGGQTLSEEQKTALKNAFEDIDINGTGKISKSELRAALQLIGQNPTSEEMITYMERLGDGDFTLDEFLEYVEQRIPIKSQEEIDKELMDAFEKFNDDRDFLISKEEFKKVMTKLGDEPLTEGDAEYLLESLRNIEKNGMFNVAELARLFMG, from the exons ATGTCGGGAGGGCAGACGTTATCTGAAGAACAGAAAACAG CACTAAAGAATGCTTTCGAAGACATCGACATAAACGGCACAGGAAAGATCAGTAAATCCGAGTTAAGGGCTGCATTACAACTGATCGGCCAGAATCCCACATCAGAAGAAATGATAACGTACATGGAACGTTTGG GTGATGGCGACTTTACACTGGACGAATTTCTTGAATACGTGGAACAACGAATACCTATAAAGTCACAAGAAGAGATCGATAAAGAACTGATGGACGCTTTTGAGAAGTTTAACGACGACAGGGATTTCCTGATCAGTAAAGAGGAGTTTAAAAAAGTGATGACGAAGTTAGGAGATGAACCTCTAACTGAAGGAGATGCTGAATATTTACTAGAAAGTCTGAGAAATATAGAGAAGAACGGGATGTTTAATGTTGCAG AATTAGCCAGATTATTCATGGGATGA
- the LOC123557938 gene encoding troponin C, isoallergen Bla g 6.0301-like, whose amino-acid sequence MTQKLSKTLKEAIKEAFDLIDREKEGKLDKYGVREVLQLIGQNPTKKEMDEYFKGIEGDKIDREEIGDFIEQFVHLKSQEAINEEIAGAFAKFDTNEDFVITKADFREILTKLGDEPLSNAQADMIIEGLASDSENVKVPDLSKLLSG is encoded by the exons ATGACACAG aaattatcaaaaacattGAAAGAAG CTATCAAAGAGGCATTTGACCTGATTGATAGAGAAAAAGAAGGCAAATTGGACAAATATGGTGTACGTGAAGTGTTGCAGCTGATTGGTCAAAACCCTACTAAGAAAGAGATGGACGAATATTTCAAAGGAATTG AAGGTGATAAGATCGACAGGGAAGAAATTGGAGATTTTATAGAACAATTTGTTCATCTAAAATCACAAGAAGCTATCAATGAGGAGATAGCTGGCGCATTCGCCAAGTTTGATACAAATGAAGATTTTGTTATTACTAAGGCAGACTTTAGAGAGATCCTGACGAAACTTGGTGACGAACCGTTATCAAATGCACAAGCAGATATGATCATTGAAGGACTTGCTTCAGATTCCGAAAACGTTAAAGTTCCAG ATCTATCAAAACTTTTAAGTGGCTGA
- the LOC123557939 gene encoding calcium vector protein-like isoform X3, which yields MLTDEQKKYFGDKLTKDDFLSMMTKVDWKQADDVRDMLKEDFRLFVDNRAVINEDEFIFILTREGRERLSLDEAKQVVAKFDKDHEGNIQIEDLIDKLLAIAPT from the exons ATTTTGGTGACAAACTCACAAAGGATGACTTTCTCTCTATGATGACCAAAGTGGATTGGAAACAGGCTGATGACGTCAGAGATATGTTAAAG gaagACTTCAGACTCTTTGTTGACAACCGAGCTGTTATAAATGAGGatgaattcatttttattctgACAAGAGAAGGAAGGGAGCGACTTTCCTTAGATGAAGCTAAACAAGTTgttgccaagtttgataaagatcatgAAGGCAATATCCAGATAGAGG ATCTAATTGACAAGCTGTTGGCAATAGCACCGACTTGA